GTACATGTACCTGACGTACTGTAATATGTACAAATGAGtaaaatcaataaaaaaacaagtgaCCCCTCTAAAATTCATATACAAAAGAGATAAATTATATTATAAAAAGTGTGAGGAAAGATATGAGTGGAAATAAACAATACTGAGAAAGAAAACGCGAGTGCCTGACACAAAGAAGAGagaagcaaagaaaataaaaagctGTTAGGTGTCCAAAAATTGGCTGACACAAGTAGTATTTCTCCTGTTAATTATCTCTCTTCaatataaaacaaaacaactaATATAGTGTGTCATTTGAAATGTGTGGCTACAACCATGCGACTGGATACCGTATGGATACAGCCTCCGCTTTGCTGACTAGAGCCCGATCGCTAGATGTCTAACTGAGGTCGGTGACGCAAGTCGAGATGCGAACATCCATCGGGAAAGGAAGATATCAGCCACCCCTCCACCAGAGCATGGAGTGCATAGAGTGCTGCGTCCACCGCTACTGCCAGTGCACGCGAGGGACACGAGGAACTCCGGAGCCACTAGCCAGGAATTGAAAGGGAAAGATGCACGCACAAACGAGGGATACAACGCCGGAAATATAGCGTTTTGTAGGGGTAAATTTCAAAAACCCATATTTTTTGTGTCTAGATTTTCATAGAACCACAATTATTGCCAATTGTCTCACAGAATGACCATTCTTCGGACAAGCGTTCTCACATAACTCACATCTGATACTCTCTAGATTAACATCTAACAGGGTTTCTGACAGTTGTGGCTCGCATGTTTGGTGACAcatgaagtataagtggattgcacTCATTTTCTCATTAGGTTAAGCTTTTGGGTGAACTGGTTAGGTGCATGAAActcttcatggtatcagagtCAAGAGATCTTGAGTTCAAGACCCGCATGTCGCAATTAAATTGCAGCCCACTTTCCGTCGATGTTTAGGCCTGAGGGAGCCACGAATGAGGGACAACTTTTGGTGATCTAGTTCGGTGCATGAAACCCTCAATATGTCCCATTTGGCTGTGCATGTCAGGTGACACTGTTGCTCTGAAACATCTAAAAGTAGTTCAAAATTTATAGACAAATGTAAATGAAAATTGACATGCGAGCCAACCAAGACACATGTCACCTATATGTGGGCCACAACTGTTAGGATTGTCTTTCTTTCCCCATTTGTTTGAGCTTTTGGGTGAACTCGTTTGGTGCATGAAACTTTTCAACGTGTCCGGGGTGGCCCATCTTCTTTGACACGTGTCCCTGTTGGCCCACATGTTAGGTGAGACCTGTTGCTCTGAAACATCCAAAAGTAGTTCAaaatttccctaaaaaaagtaGTTCAAAATTTATAGACAAAAATGTAAATGCACCGGAGGTTCTAAAACTATTTGAGGTATGTCAAGTGAGTCCTAATTTTTTAAAAGTGCATATTTGGATCCTAATTATTTCTAAGTTGTTCACACGTGGTTCTAATCGAGCCAGAGCGACTGCTGACCGGCCAAGTGGCAAGTTTTAGGACTTGTTTGGTCGTAAGATTTGGAACTAACCTGGTAAGTTtgcgaaagaattaggacctgtattttactcttacccttttcttcttttcgttCTTGTGCGCACCCCCTCCTTCTGTTCTGGCCCATCTGCCGAGCGCCCTAGACCCCTCccctcgctcgtcttcctcctcgcgcgagcgccgccccagccccctcgctcgttcctcctcgcgcgagcgccgccaccgccggttgGTCGCCCCTTGGactctctcgctcccgaccgtttctcctcgcatcaccccacgaaccaATTCCGCTCTTTAGCTCCCCTTTTCATCTCTTTAAttttccccaattcgtaactgaggcaaaaatcaaggtagggcggcggccctaccttgccctactgggtcctccgcctgTGCTGTGATGGCGAGCGACAGGCAGCTCAGGGATTGGGTCTCCGACAAGCTCATGTCCCTCCAAGGATTCACAACGACCGTCGTCGTGCAGTATGTCATCAGGCTAGGTATGagcatttcttttgttttgtttttcgcctgccgggttcatattttttttttttgggattATAATTTGGGCTTGTGTCTGCACAGCTAAGGAATGCTCTTCTACTGGTGATCTCGTGGGGAAGCTCGTCGAGTACGGGTTCTCCTCGTCCGCAGAGACAAGCAGCTTCGCAGCCGACATCTACGCCAAGGTCCCCCGCAGGGACCGCGGTATCAGCGTAAGTTTTGGTTCACCTCCTTTCTGACCAATCCCAGTGTGCTAAAAACAGTTGCGTCACCGTGTCTTTGATGATTAAATGCTATGATTTTCCTTTCTTGTCACAGAATTACCAGAAACAGGAAAGGGAGGCAGCAAAGCTTGTGAAGAAACAGAGCACTTACAAGTTgttggatgatgatgatgagaatGATATTGACAACCACACGTCTATTGACAACCACACGTCAAGTTTGGCGAGCACACCCTCTAAGAGTAGGAAACATTTCAGGAGGAGAGCTGAGGACCAAGAAGATTTGAAGGATGATGATGTAAGGCGGTATGGCAGCCACCCTTTTATCTTGTTGCTTTCATATGCAGTGACTCAACTCGATAATGTCGTGTTTCAGGAAACAATAACACATGATTCTGAGAGAAGTGTGCGACGGCGAATAGAAGAGGCGGATGACGAAGATGGTGATGAGACTTTTGATGTATGTTCTTCTAAGAATCAGATTGTATTGTACATAAAAGTGTGGAAGTATGGATGGTCAGTTTAATGTGCTGTTGAATCTATTATAGTATTTGATACCTTGTAGGAAGAACGAGAAATCATAAGAGATCAACAGGAAAGAGCTCAGCTAGAGAAGAATATGAGAGAAAGAGACGCAGTTAACACTCGAAAGGTGATTGTCTTGCAAACTGATATTCCTTCTATGTCTGTTTTCACTTAGTTTTTATATTAAGTGGTGAGCCTCTTTTTTTGTAGTGAAGAAAATAATGATCTGAAAATTGGCCGAGTAAACCTAATATTTGTCCAATGTTCCTTGCATTTACTTTGTCTTCGATTAATTTATCTCTCGAAAGGTTATTAGCTGATTAAACCTGATAAGCTGAGTAGGACTAGGTTCCCTACATATTCTGATTATTTTAACAGGTCTGGCCAGTTAACAGCTAgcaaattttgttttcatttatCAGTGTCCAGGACACTTTCTTCCTTGTGTTTGTAGGGTTAcagacatatatatatatttaaccATGTTACATCTTTCTCTTCATATTGTCATCCCGCCCAGCAATCTAACTTTAAGTTTAGTTAGCACTTAAATGGTGGTTCAATAGATAATATAACCTCTGTCCAAAAATGACAGTGTTACTTCCCATATAAGTTTACCTCGTCATGTTCTGAAGTTATCCTCAATTGTTTTTCCTTGATATAACTTCCTCAAATCCTCAATTATTCGAAAGAGCAGTGGACATTGGCCCTGCTGCTAATATCTTGTAACTACAAGTCTTTAACCTGCATCTCCTCTTACGAAAAGCTGTgcgcaagttttttttttgcactttCTCTAAACTTTTAGTACCTTTCTGGAAACAAAAACTGTCTTATGAGGAAGTGACATATAATTGATGATCCTGGACATCTCAGCAAAGTGTGGACTATCCATCTAGCTCAACCCAAAATTGTACTGATCAAACATCACCAAATTATAACCAAGTCAGTTCCTGGTTGGTTATGAAGTATATGTTGGCACATGTACTTTCATAGGAAACGCAGAGCTGAATAAAATCCTGTTAGTGAATGCCAAGGTTGGCCTCTTTGTGAGTTCAATATCATTGGGTTTAAGCCTTCTGCATTTCTCGTCTATAACCAGTAATTTTGTTCTAAAGGGAATTTCTTAGATGATTTAGGTAACCTTGAGTCACTAGGAAAGTAAACTCGATATAAGTGACTTGAATTTACATTTTAGAGTTAGTTTATAGAAACTACAATTTTCCACTGTAAACTATCAAGAAGCTACACTTTAAGGAGTAATTGCATTACAAAAACCACACTtctttatactccctccgattcataaaaagtgtcgcccattttgtactaagttagtacaaattttgtactaagtgggcggcactttttatgaatcggagggaaaATTATTTATTCAGATTTCAGAAAACCACACTTTCTAGGAACCGTTGACTGTGGCCCGCTGGACACAACAAGTGAACTTTGATGCTGGCTTTTTTTTAACTTCTACAAAGGAATTGTGTTGTTGACTGGTGGGCCATGATTGTCAGGTCCTAAGAAGCATTGTTTGGTGAAACGTTGATACTTGATACACAAGTGTAACTCTGTGAAATTATTCCTTAGAGTTGTGTTTTGATGGCAGGTTTTTGGCACTGAAAAGTGTTGTCTCAAGAAAGTAACCTTACATGTTATTTATTGATTCATGAATttcaaaaactaaaaaaaaaatcttcggTCATTTTGTGCAATCTTGGTTTAATCTGTCTGTGGTACACCAAAATAAGTTGACCTACATGCTCATATACATGATTGGCATCTCTTTGGTATATTTCCTTGCATCTCCTGCCTACTTTATAAGTCTAGCACAGAGCATATTTCTAAACTCCAACAAGTCATGTGATCAACTGATCATGTCTTCCAGTTGTTTATGGTATAACCTTTGACGTTCTTTGAGCTGATGTTATTGCATGATCTCTCATATCTAGTTGATGGAGCGACAATTATCTAAGGAAGAACAAGGTAGAGCGCCCTGAACTTGTTTACTCTACTACTCTGCTTCATGATTATCATTGCAATTTCTTGATTCGATATCATTGGCAGAGGACCTTACGAGACGATCTCAAGCAATGGACAAGAATGACACTTCAGATCTGAGGTTTTTGCTGCCACAAATTTTGTTGTTCTATATTTTTGTATTCATGTCACTTCTGTTGATATGTGTAATAAATTAGTTTTGTTGCACCTTTTCACTACAAATAATTAAGCATATCTAGTCATTATTCAAGTGGAAAACAGAGAAAAGCAAAATATCAAGAAAGTAACCATGGTGTATATTTCTACCATGAGTGTACACGAGTGTAGAATTATTATATATGTCTCCATCTTTCTTCAAGAGGCGATTAGCTTCAGCTTTGGGTGAACTTGTTGGCTTATGAAACTGAGCGCACTGGCCTGTTAGTATTCTAGTGTTACAGTATAGCTTTGTGCTAAATGATGCCCTCACGAACATTTGGAAAAGTTAGTATATGGAAGCAACTCTTATTCTTGACCATGGTAGGCAATATTTACAGCTATGACTAGAACTAAACTGAATAAatacaccccccccccctgttTGTACTGTGTGAAGTTTTATAGAAGTTTTCcatgtttcttttgttattGTAGAAAGAAAATTGGAATAAATTAGTAGTGTAGATAGAAGGTGGGTCCTTCGTTTCTTTGAAAATTGAATTACATTGACACCTTGGCATTGCATTTCTacatttttcctattccttTACTTTTCCGATCctatgaatcaaagaggccctaaatCCATTAAATGATTAAGATAATGGTgtttgctaccaaaattgagATAAATTGCTAGCAAGTGCCACTAAATTACAATAttgtttttcaattttattTGTCTTCACCAGGTAGTCTAATTTGATTTGCCCGTAGCATAGGGATGTAAACGGGTGCCAGTTAGAGGCCCGTTTGAGCCCATTTAGGCCTGCCCCACAGCAGCCTTAgacagcaaaagagaaaaaaaaccttAAACTAAAACTCTACGGGAAGAAGATTACCGGGCTTGGCAGCGCCGTTTAGGGCACCGTTGACATCCCTACCGTAGCATCGTCatgggtatttagctagttaCTATAAAGATGTCAATCAGCTGCTGCAGTCCGTTCACCTTTGAACCGGTGTACCCCTTTTAGACTTTGCATAATTAGAATGAGAGCAGGTTTATTTTAATCCGGTATAAACAATAGTAGAATCTCTAAAGCATGTATTATATAGTattataattttttaaatCCGTAGCAATGCAGGGCCTCGTGCTAGTTTAAGGATGAAATTATGTTGAATGTCAACAGAAGCTTTTTGCTTAGATTTTGAGGTTTGATACTTTGATTTATCCTATCGAATATAGGAAAATCAAGCCATTAACTTTCTTTCTGAAACTAATGTGCAGAAATTTTTCAAGGCAAGCATACTTGCAAAAGCGAAGGGACAAAAAAATTGATGAGATTCGGTCAGTACAAGAGAACTTCTAATACAATTGTATTGTTGTTCATGATATTGCATATATCTTTCTTTGGTACATGCATTTAACTTGTTATTGTTTATGGGGATAATTGCAGGGACGAAATTCTTGATCATGAATACATTTTTCAGGATGTGAAACTAACCGAAGCAGAAGAAAAGGACTTCAGGTAATGATTCTAACTGAGTCCATAAAGTTACTCCCTGCTACTGCAAACTTTGTACCGGTGCGAGGCTGCGAGCAGATATGCAGATGTGATTCTCCTTTAGTTACATATGCGGATATGCCTTTAACCAGTGCATTTGCAAGTAAACCTTGACATTTAATTGTTTCTGTGCGCagatacaagaagaagatTTATGATCATATTAAGGAGCGTGTTGAGAGTGCAGATGATATTGCTGAGGTATGTGTCTCCCTCTTGGTAACATTGCAGAGTAATTATCATACTGTGATTTTTTGATGTCATCAATTCGTCAAATCATGTGAATTTTTCAGTACAAAATGCCTGAAGCTTATGATATGGGTGAAGGTAATCAAGAAAAGAGATTCTCTGTTGCAATGCAGCGATACAAGTATGTACAATGTGTCTTTCTGTATCGGGCTTGGTGTGTAACTTAATCTGGATTTTcttaaatatatttatttgaatttgctGGACAAGCAGAGATCCTGAGGCCAAAGATAAAATGAATCCTTTTGCTGAACAGGAAGCATGGGAAGAACATCAAATAGGTAAATCATTTATCTGGGTGTTGTATCTCTGGTTTCTATTGTGTTGCATTATCCACAGGTTATAAATATTTCTGCCTGTCTGTCTCTATAATATCATACCTATGCTCTCTGTTTGTATTTAACAAGAGATTAACTTGTTTCAGGAAAGTCTAAACTGCAATTTGGATCGAAAGATAGGAAGCGGTCTTCTGATGAATATCAGTAAGttctttactttttttttcttttgaagtgTTCACAAAGTTTTTTGCTGTGTCATTTCTAAGTGTCCATCTTTCTGGTTAGAATTGCGACAATGCCATGTaagctagtttttttttttaagaagttGAAGTGTCCATCTTTTCTATCAGGCTTTTGGTTAACATCCTTTGACCCTCAACCAGCGGTTAACTGCATGTCATTTCCTGAGGCTTGTCTGGCTAGAAAATTTCGTCGGAATAAAGGTCCCCATCAGGGGGTGTTTCCTTAGGGAGCTTCAGTATTTAATTCAAGTTTGAACTAAATAGTAAATACTGAAGCTGACACCAAAATATCCCTTATTCCAAAAAGGTCCTAAAACTGAAACTTAATAATGTAACTGAAGTGTTTCGGTTGCATTACACTAATTAATTCTCTATATTCTTTGATTGCACCTTTGTTGGCCAATTGAATTAACATCAAGTAATTATGTATAGCCTTGACCACACCTTTGTTCAAAAGTTGTTTTGTACTCATATTACTGTTTGACCTTCTTAGGTATGTATTTGATGATCAAATTGATTTTGTTAAATCATCGGTCATAGAAGGAACACAGGTAATCATCTAAgcattgtttatttttttctcttaatTTGATGTCAAGATTATGTCTTACTGGACTGGACATTCTTTTTTATAGTTTGAAGACGATTCAGACCAAGAGACCATCGATGCAAAAGATATTTTAAAAAGGGAGCTCCAGGTGTGAGcaaattttgaatttatttGTTACAAACACATCTACCTACTCGTGCTCTTAATGAAAATAGCTGGATGGTAAATATAGTCCTACCAGTTGTGTCTGTCTTTGAACTGGCTTCCTTTTTGAACTAGGATGAGCGGAAAACCCTTCCAATTTATAAATTCAGGGATGAACTGCTCAAGGCTGTTGATGAATATCAGGTTTGCAAACCTTCCGTGATTGTAGCGTTTCACAATAATGATTAGGTTCACTCCTGTATTATCTGTCAGAATTCAGTAAACAACTATTCATGGCTCAGTGCCCTTCCACACACTACCCAGTTTCAACTATATTGATAAAAGAAATAGTTGCTCCTTTTCTAGAATTATTTGTGTATGGTCTAAACATGTCCATTTGCTGTTGTGTTGATTTTCTTTGATGTTCTTGTAGGTTATTGTCATAGTGGGAGAAACCGGCTCTGGTAAAACAACACAAATACCTCAATATCTTCATGAAGCTGGATATACTGCAAGAGGAAAGGTATTGCACGCGGAAGCATTGCTCTTTTTATTGTATTGTTACTATTGAAGTTTGCATGTCATAAACTCGTAGTACACTAGTACTGTGTTAATGAATTGCCACTTATAGgaataattgtttttttttgtctcagCGTCACAAAAACCTGCaagactctttttttttttaacattcTATGGCATTGTTCTATGAATGCAACTAGGTTCAACCCTAATGATGTCCTAGCAGTGAATGACTTCTGTCAACTGCAAACTCAAGTTAATTTTTAAAATCGCAGGTTGCTTGTACGCAACCTCGTCGAGTGGCAGCCATGAGTGTTGCAGCAAGGGTGTCTCAAGAGATGGGTGTTAAACTGGGACACGAGGTTTGTTCTTTTCAGAGCTCTAAGATTATCAAGTTCTGGAATGTTTTTATGCGATGAGTGTTCCATCACATTATTCAAGATTCCTATGATTATAACCATGTTTAGTACAGGTTGGTTACTCCATAAGGTTCGAGGATTGCACCTCAGAGAAAACAATGATTAAATACATGACAGATGGTATGCTTTTGAGGGAGTTTCTTGGTGAACCAGATTTGGCTGGCTATAGGTAATCGCCGGGAAATCAATTTCTTTACTTGATTTACAATGTTGAACATCCCTCGCTCACATCAGTTTATTTGTGGTGCAGTGTTGTGATGGTCGATGAGGCTCATGAGCGTACACTGTCTACTGATATCTTATTTGGTTTGGTGAAGGTTCGCTAGCTTGCCTTGCGCTCTACTGATGCTTGTTTCCAAACTAGTAAACGCACATTCTATTCCTCATATACGCAATGCTTTGCCTGCAGGATATTGCTAGGTTTCGTCCAGACCTAAAGTTGCTCATTTCAAGTGCAACCCTGGATGCAGAAAAATTTAGCGACTACTTTGATTCAGCTCCTATTTTCAAGATTCCTGGGAGGCGATACCCTGTTGAAGTTCATTATACAAAAGCTCCAGAAGCAGATTACATTGATGCTGCCATTGTCACTGTTTTACAGATACATGTGACACAACCCCCTGGTGATATCCTAGTGTTCCTTACAGGGCAGGAAGAAATTGAAACAGTTGATGAAATCCTTAAACAAAGAACAAGGGGCTTAGGAACAAAGATTGCAGAACTAAACATATGCCCTATTTATGCAAATCTGCCTACTGAACTTCAAGCTAAGATCTTTGAGCAAACCCCCGAAGGTTCTCGGAAAGTGGTCCTGGCCACTAATATAGCAGAGACTTCATTGACCATTGATGGTATAAAATATGTTATCGATCCAGGTTTCTGTAAGATCAAGTCATACAACCCCCGTACAGGAATGGAATCCCTGCTTATCAATCCTATCTCAAAGGCATCAGCAAACCAGAGGGCAGGAAGATCTGGACGGACAGGACCTGGAAAATGTTTCCGCCTGTACACAAGCTATAACTACATGCATGATCTTGAGGATAATACTGTTCCAGAGATTCAAAGAACCAACCTTGCAAATGTTGTACTTACACTTAAGAGTCTTGGTATTCATGACTTGgttaattttgattttatGGACCCACCTCCTTCAGAGGCCTTGTTGAAGGCCCTGGAGCAACTTTTCGCTCTCAGTGCACTCAACAGTCGTGGAGAGTTGACGAAGACTGGAAGACGAATGGCAGAATTTCCATTAGATCCTATGCTGTCAAAGATGATAGTAGCTTCAGAGAAATATAAGTGTTCTGATGAGGTCATCTCCATTGCGTCCATGTTGTCGATTGGCAATTCTATATTTTATCGTCCGAAGGACAAACAAGTTCATGCTGACAATGCAAGGTTGAACTTCCACACTGGCAATGTCGGGGACCATATAGCATTACTCAATGTATTCTTCCCTGCCCTTGTCATTTATCAGAATTCATGATGTTTATTGGATTAAGCTATAAATAGCtaattttctttcatttcaGGTCTATAACTCCTGGAAAGAAACTGACTTTTCAACTCAATGGTGTTatgaaaattatatacagGTAAGTTCTTGTTCTGTAATTGTAACATGCATTCTGTCAAATGGTTTAATataataatttattttatggATATCATCAATATTAGCATGATTCTTTCTTCAAGATAGTACTTTCCTCCACATTTTACCATGTTCAGGAACTTCTGTTGTTAGTAATTGTGTCTGTGACACTCGTTCTGCCAGTAGATGTTTTAGTATCTACTGTAGGGCATGATGGTTTAGGAGTAGTCTTATAGGGTTGAAGGAGAATGACCATGATGGTCTAATTCAATGGGTAGTATACTGCAAAATCACGTTTAAGTTTTAACCTCCAACGTAGGGCGTAGGGCATGAGGGTAATGAacatgtcatatttttctATGTGCCTGCCGTACCTTCAAAATCTAAAACACTATAGCTTAGCTTCCTTCTGTATTTTATGCAGTAATTGTAATCTGTTTATCATTATTTGATAAAATTGTCCTTGCATAAATCAGGTCCGCAGCATGAAGAGGGCAAGAGATATTCGAGATCAACTAGAAGGACTTCTGGAGAGAGTTGAGATTGAGGTTTGTTCAAATGCCAGTGACTTGGATGCTATTAAAAAGGCTATAACATCAGGTACGATGCTTGCGTCAATGACACAGTTGCTATATGTGTGCAAGTTGCCTGAGATACAAATCTAACAAGTACTTGTGAGTTGTAGGTTTCTTCCACCATTCTGCACGGTTGCAGAAGAATGGTTCTTATAGAACTGTCAAGAACCCTCAGACTGTCTTTGTCCACCCTAGTTCAGGATTAGCACAGGCAAGTTCAGTTGGGTTGTATACCACTCTGCTTTTCTTACATCCTCAAACTTTCCCTCCACTGCACTACTATTCTAAGGTTTAGTTCTGATATTTTGTGTGCTTTTCTCCCCAATGCAGCTACTTCCTCGATGGGTAATATACCATGAATTAGTTCTCACGACAAAAGAGTATATGCGGCAGGTATGCACAGTTTATCCAGAATTACAGGAGTCCTGCAAGAATTGATTCTTGTGAATGATTCTTAAATGCAATCGACACTGCAGGTGAcagaactaaaacctgaatgGCTGGTAGAAATTGCTCCACATTACTACCAATTGAAAGATGTGGATGACTGTAAGTGTGGCACATGATGTTAATGTTTTGTTCAAGCTGGTAGAAATTGCTCCACATTACTAACAATTGAAAAATGTTTCTCTTTTGTGCACAGCTGGTTCGAAG
This is a stretch of genomic DNA from Brachypodium distachyon strain Bd21 chromosome 1, Brachypodium_distachyon_v3.0, whole genome shotgun sequence. It encodes these proteins:
- the LOC100834233 gene encoding pre-mRNA-splicing factor ATP-dependent RNA helicase DEAH1 isoform X1, whose product is MASDRQLRDWVSDKLMSLQGFTTTVVVQYVIRLAKECSSTGDLVGKLVEYGFSSSAETSSFAADIYAKVPRRDRGISNYQKQEREAAKLVKKQSTYKLLDDDDENDIDNHTSIDNHTSSLASTPSKSRKHFRRRAEDQEDLKDDDETITHDSERSVRRRIEEADDEDGDETFDEEREIIRDQQERAQLEKNMRERDAVNTRKLMERQLSKEEQEDLTRRSQAMDKNDTSDLRNFSRQAYLQKRRDKKIDEIRDEILDHEYIFQDVKLTEAEEKDFRYKKKIYDHIKERVESADDIAEYKMPEAYDMGEGNQEKRFSVAMQRYKDPEAKDKMNPFAEQEAWEEHQIGKSKLQFGSKDRKRSSDEYQYVFDDQIDFVKSSVIEGTQFEDDSDQETIDAKDILKRELQDERKTLPIYKFRDELLKAVDEYQVIVIVGETGSGKTTQIPQYLHEAGYTARGKVACTQPRRVAAMSVAARVSQEMGVKLGHEVGYSIRFEDCTSEKTMIKYMTDGMLLREFLGEPDLAGYSVVMVDEAHERTLSTDILFGLVKDIARFRPDLKLLISSATLDAEKFSDYFDSAPIFKIPGRRYPVEVHYTKAPEADYIDAAIVTVLQIHVTQPPGDILVFLTGQEEIETVDEILKQRTRGLGTKIAELNICPIYANLPTELQAKIFEQTPEGSRKVVLATNIAETSLTIDGIKYVIDPGFCKIKSYNPRTGMESLLINPISKASANQRAGRSGRTGPGKCFRLYTSYNYMHDLEDNTVPEIQRTNLANVVLTLKSLGIHDLVNFDFMDPPPSEALLKALEQLFALSALNSRGELTKTGRRMAEFPLDPMLSKMIVASEKYKCSDEVISIASMLSIGNSIFYRPKDKQVHADNARLNFHTGNVGDHIALLNVYNSWKETDFSTQWCYENYIQVRSMKRARDIRDQLEGLLERVEIEVCSNASDLDAIKKAITSGFFHHSARLQKNGSYRTVKNPQTVFVHPSSGLAQLLPRWVIYHELVLTTKEYMRQVTELKPEWLVEIAPHYYQLKDVDDSGSKKLPKGQGRAAL
- the LOC100834233 gene encoding pre-mRNA-splicing factor ATP-dependent RNA helicase DEAH1 isoform X2, coding for MRERDAVNTRKLMERQLSKEEQEDLTRRSQAMDKNDTSDLRNFSRQAYLQKRRDKKIDEIRDEILDHEYIFQDVKLTEAEEKDFRYKKKIYDHIKERVESADDIAEYKMPEAYDMGEGNQEKRFSVAMQRYKDPEAKDKMNPFAEQEAWEEHQIGKSKLQFGSKDRKRSSDEYQYVFDDQIDFVKSSVIEGTQFEDDSDQETIDAKDILKRELQDERKTLPIYKFRDELLKAVDEYQVIVIVGETGSGKTTQIPQYLHEAGYTARGKVACTQPRRVAAMSVAARVSQEMGVKLGHEVGYSIRFEDCTSEKTMIKYMTDGMLLREFLGEPDLAGYSVVMVDEAHERTLSTDILFGLVKDIARFRPDLKLLISSATLDAEKFSDYFDSAPIFKIPGRRYPVEVHYTKAPEADYIDAAIVTVLQIHVTQPPGDILVFLTGQEEIETVDEILKQRTRGLGTKIAELNICPIYANLPTELQAKIFEQTPEGSRKVVLATNIAETSLTIDGIKYVIDPGFCKIKSYNPRTGMESLLINPISKASANQRAGRSGRTGPGKCFRLYTSYNYMHDLEDNTVPEIQRTNLANVVLTLKSLGIHDLVNFDFMDPPPSEALLKALEQLFALSALNSRGELTKTGRRMAEFPLDPMLSKMIVASEKYKCSDEVISIASMLSIGNSIFYRPKDKQVHADNARLNFHTGNVGDHIALLNVYNSWKETDFSTQWCYENYIQVRSMKRARDIRDQLEGLLERVEIEVCSNASDLDAIKKAITSGFFHHSARLQKNGSYRTVKNPQTVFVHPSSGLAQLLPRWVIYHELVLTTKEYMRQVTELKPEWLVEIAPHYYQLKDVDDSGSKKLPKGQGRAAL
- the LOC100834233 gene encoding pre-mRNA-splicing factor ATP-dependent RNA helicase DEAH1 isoform X3; protein product: MERQLSKEEQEDLTRRSQAMDKNDTSDLRNFSRQAYLQKRRDKKIDEIRDEILDHEYIFQDVKLTEAEEKDFRYKKKIYDHIKERVESADDIAEYKMPEAYDMGEGNQEKRFSVAMQRYKDPEAKDKMNPFAEQEAWEEHQIGKSKLQFGSKDRKRSSDEYQYVFDDQIDFVKSSVIEGTQFEDDSDQETIDAKDILKRELQDERKTLPIYKFRDELLKAVDEYQVIVIVGETGSGKTTQIPQYLHEAGYTARGKVACTQPRRVAAMSVAARVSQEMGVKLGHEVGYSIRFEDCTSEKTMIKYMTDGMLLREFLGEPDLAGYSVVMVDEAHERTLSTDILFGLVKDIARFRPDLKLLISSATLDAEKFSDYFDSAPIFKIPGRRYPVEVHYTKAPEADYIDAAIVTVLQIHVTQPPGDILVFLTGQEEIETVDEILKQRTRGLGTKIAELNICPIYANLPTELQAKIFEQTPEGSRKVVLATNIAETSLTIDGIKYVIDPGFCKIKSYNPRTGMESLLINPISKASANQRAGRSGRTGPGKCFRLYTSYNYMHDLEDNTVPEIQRTNLANVVLTLKSLGIHDLVNFDFMDPPPSEALLKALEQLFALSALNSRGELTKTGRRMAEFPLDPMLSKMIVASEKYKCSDEVISIASMLSIGNSIFYRPKDKQVHADNARLNFHTGNVGDHIALLNVYNSWKETDFSTQWCYENYIQVRSMKRARDIRDQLEGLLERVEIEVCSNASDLDAIKKAITSGFFHHSARLQKNGSYRTVKNPQTVFVHPSSGLAQLLPRWVIYHELVLTTKEYMRQVTELKPEWLVEIAPHYYQLKDVDDSGSKKLPKGQGRAAL